A window from Schistosoma haematobium chromosome 3, whole genome shotgun sequence encodes these proteins:
- a CDS encoding hypothetical protein (SECRETED:SignalP(1-25)) has translation MIFHMCKLYIAVVILCTLSIMKIESATFAVPIEFDETGQMYVNVDGMDISLNSNGILKMKNRHCTTTISLASPSEVEIATRSGYREGSSLCMPVQSSQSQEAINEDGITTTRM, from the exons atgatATTCCACATGTGCAAATTGTATATTGCTGTAGTGATTTTATGCACATTAAGCATAATGAAAATTGAATCAGCCACATTTGCAGTACCAATTGAGTTTGACGAGACAG GACAAATGTATGTTAACGTGGACGGAATGGATATTTCACTCAACTCTAATGGTATATTGAAAATGAAGAACAGACATTGTACTACAACAATTTCGTTAGCATCACCAAGTGAAGTAGAAATAGCAACTCGATCTGGATATCGTGAAGGTTCTAG CCTATGTATGCCAGTGCAATCATCGCAATCTCAGGAAGCAATTAATGAAGACGGAATAACTACAACACGAATGTAG